In Streptomyces sp. NBC_01717, one DNA window encodes the following:
- a CDS encoding aldose epimerase family protein has protein sequence MPRPTVHHQPFGAAHGRSDVDVWTLDSGTGVQAEILTYGGILHSLTVPDTDGAAASVVRSLATLDDYMGKNPFFGALIGRFANRIAHGRFTLDGTTHEIPANDRGHALHGGPEGFHTRMWQATGHTGDDTAAVRLTLHSPDGDMGFPGALDVTVTYTLDTAGTLALDYTATTDHPTVVNFTNHAYFALTAEGDILDHTLQVDADTYLPVDADGIPQGPAADVRGTPFDLTAPQTIGERIALPDEQLSMAGGFDHCWIVRAPGTSDALRRAARLTAPTTDRILEVWTTEPGIQVYTANQLDGSLADTAGRRHERHGALCLETQHLPDSPNRSAYPSTVLRPGDVARSRTEFRFPHLDASAR, from the coding sequence ATGCCTCGCCCCACCGTGCACCACCAACCGTTCGGCGCTGCCCACGGCCGCTCCGACGTCGATGTCTGGACACTCGACTCCGGTACGGGAGTCCAGGCCGAGATCCTCACCTACGGCGGTATCCTGCACAGCCTCACCGTGCCCGACACCGACGGAGCCGCCGCTTCGGTCGTACGGTCCCTGGCAACGCTCGACGACTACATGGGGAAGAACCCCTTCTTCGGCGCTCTCATCGGCCGCTTCGCCAACCGCATCGCCCACGGCCGCTTCACCCTCGACGGGACCACCCACGAGATCCCCGCCAACGACCGCGGCCACGCACTGCACGGCGGCCCCGAGGGCTTCCACACCAGAATGTGGCAGGCCACCGGTCACACCGGCGACGACACCGCGGCCGTCCGGCTGACCCTGCACAGCCCCGACGGCGACATGGGGTTCCCCGGAGCGCTCGACGTCACCGTGACGTACACCCTCGACACCGCGGGCACACTCGCCCTCGACTACACCGCGACCACCGACCACCCCACAGTCGTCAACTTCACCAACCACGCCTACTTCGCCCTGACCGCGGAGGGCGACATCCTCGACCACACGCTGCAGGTGGACGCCGACACCTACCTGCCCGTCGACGCGGACGGCATCCCGCAGGGCCCCGCCGCCGACGTGCGCGGCACGCCGTTCGACCTCACCGCCCCGCAGACCATCGGGGAGCGGATCGCGCTGCCGGACGAACAACTGAGCATGGCGGGCGGCTTCGACCACTGCTGGATCGTCCGCGCGCCCGGGACCTCGGATGCCCTGCGACGGGCCGCCCGGCTCACCGCCCCCACGACGGACCGGATCCTGGAAGTCTGGACCACCGAACCCGGCATCCAGGTCTACACCGCGAACCAGCTCGACGGTTCGCTCGCCGACACCGCGGGCCGGCGCCACGAGCGGCACGGCGCGCTGTGCCTGGAGACCCAGCACCTGCCCGACTCACCCAACCGCTCCGCTTACCCCAGCACCGTGCTGCGGCCCGGGGACGTCGCGCGCAGCCGCACCGAGTTCCGGTTCCCGCACCTCGACGCGTCCGCGCGCTGA
- a CDS encoding ABC transporter permease, whose protein sequence is MNETTPAPAAPALAPQKTPASAGRSVPRPPSGGTEPTRAQRLAELVQRQGVLAVLLTVVIVASFVYPTFATLDNARGVTVQASFLAVVALGMTMVIITGGIDLSVGSVFALGGVLAAWASQWGLLPALLVPLLVCAAIGLLNGFLIARAGMAPFIVTLATLLAARGILLAFTDEGATTYLVPKGSAFAELGQGSVWGFGYPILIALVLFGGGGLLLQRTSFGQTLFAVGGSSDAATLMGLPVARTKILVYMLSGLLAGLAGALNAARLSSGVTIIGVGMELDAISAVVIGGTLLIGGAGSISGTLWGVLLLAVIQNLINQIGSLNSSYQSVVSGGFLIVVVVAQRYLARSRRTT, encoded by the coding sequence ATGAACGAAACCACACCCGCCCCCGCAGCCCCGGCGCTCGCGCCGCAGAAGACGCCCGCGTCCGCCGGCCGCAGCGTGCCCCGCCCGCCGTCGGGCGGCACCGAGCCGACCCGCGCACAGCGGCTCGCCGAACTCGTGCAGCGCCAGGGCGTGCTCGCCGTACTGCTCACGGTCGTGATCGTCGCCTCGTTCGTGTATCCGACGTTCGCCACCCTGGACAACGCGCGTGGCGTGACCGTGCAGGCGTCCTTCCTCGCCGTCGTCGCCCTCGGCATGACGATGGTCATCATCACTGGCGGCATCGACCTGTCCGTCGGATCCGTCTTCGCCCTGGGCGGCGTACTTGCCGCCTGGGCCTCGCAGTGGGGTCTCCTGCCCGCCCTGCTCGTACCGCTTTTGGTGTGTGCGGCGATCGGTCTGCTCAACGGGTTCCTGATCGCCCGCGCCGGGATGGCACCCTTCATCGTCACGCTCGCCACCCTGCTCGCCGCCCGCGGCATCCTCCTCGCCTTCACCGACGAGGGTGCGACCACGTACCTGGTGCCCAAGGGCTCCGCCTTCGCCGAGCTCGGGCAGGGCAGCGTCTGGGGCTTCGGCTATCCGATCCTGATCGCCCTGGTGCTGTTCGGTGGCGGCGGGCTGCTCCTGCAGCGCACCTCATTCGGACAGACACTCTTCGCCGTCGGCGGCAGCAGCGACGCGGCCACCCTGATGGGCCTACCCGTCGCCCGTACGAAAATCCTCGTCTACATGCTCAGCGGTCTGCTGGCCGGACTCGCCGGAGCGCTCAACGCGGCCAGACTGTCCTCCGGCGTCACCATCATCGGCGTGGGCATGGAACTGGACGCGATCTCCGCCGTCGTCATCGGCGGCACCCTCCTCATCGGCGGCGCCGGATCGATCAGCGGCACGCTCTGGGGTGTCCTGCTGCTCGCCGTCATCCAGAATCTGATCAACCAGATCGGCTCGCTGAACTCCTCCTACCAGTCGGTGGTCAGCGGTGGGTTCCTTATCGTTGTCGTCGTGGCACAGCGCTATCTGGCGCGTAGCCGCAGAACCACCTGA
- a CDS encoding LacI family DNA-binding transcriptional regulator: MGVSLKDVAQRAGVSIKTVSNVVNNYQHVTPKMRAKVQQAIDELGYRPNLTARHLRKGRTGIIALAVPEFGNPYFAELAGAVVDAAARHDYTVLVDHTGGLREKELLVSQGFRSHVIDGLILSPIHLETEDLMARTETAPLVLLGEREYEAPYDHIAIDNVAAARDAVRHLIDLGHRRIAFLGSRTGRERQPAHLRLRGWREELAAAGIEADESLVVVTDGYGREDGAVAMAALLDRGERPDAVFAYNDLIAIGAMRTLSERGLGIPDDVAVVGFDNIEESLYGATTLTTIAPDKEAIARLAVDSLVERLSGSPVPEPRRPRPGYRLIVRESTVMRPPAEQSRP, from the coding sequence GTGGGCGTCAGCCTCAAGGACGTTGCGCAACGGGCGGGCGTGTCGATCAAGACCGTGTCGAACGTGGTGAACAACTATCAGCACGTCACACCCAAGATGCGCGCCAAGGTGCAGCAGGCCATCGACGAACTCGGCTACCGTCCGAACCTCACCGCACGCCATCTGCGCAAGGGCCGCACCGGCATCATCGCCCTGGCCGTACCCGAATTCGGCAACCCGTACTTCGCGGAACTGGCCGGCGCGGTCGTCGACGCGGCGGCCCGGCACGACTACACCGTGCTGGTCGACCACACCGGTGGACTCCGGGAGAAGGAACTCCTGGTCAGCCAGGGCTTCCGGTCCCATGTCATCGACGGCCTCATCCTCAGCCCCATCCATCTGGAGACCGAGGACCTGATGGCGCGCACCGAGACGGCGCCACTGGTCCTGCTCGGCGAGCGTGAGTACGAGGCCCCCTACGACCACATCGCGATCGACAATGTGGCGGCCGCCCGCGACGCCGTACGGCACCTCATCGACCTGGGGCACCGCCGGATCGCGTTCCTCGGCTCACGCACCGGACGCGAGCGTCAGCCCGCCCACCTGCGTCTGCGGGGCTGGCGCGAGGAGCTCGCCGCCGCGGGCATCGAGGCCGACGAGTCCCTGGTCGTCGTCACCGACGGATACGGCCGCGAGGACGGGGCCGTCGCCATGGCGGCCCTCCTCGACCGCGGCGAACGGCCCGACGCCGTCTTCGCGTACAACGACCTCATCGCCATCGGCGCCATGCGCACCCTCTCCGAGCGCGGGCTGGGGATTCCCGACGACGTCGCCGTCGTCGGCTTCGACAACATCGAGGAGAGCCTGTACGGAGCCACCACGCTCACCACCATCGCACCGGACAAGGAAGCCATCGCCCGGCTCGCCGTCGACAGTCTCGTCGAACGGCTCTCCGGCAGTCCGGTACCCGAACCTCGACGGCCCCGCCCCGGTTACCGGCTCATCGTCCGCGAATCGACCGTGATGCGGCCGCCCGCCGAGCAGTCCCGCCCCTGA
- a CDS encoding glycoside hydrolase family 3 N-terminal domain-containing protein: MPPTPAPRPTRADGELLALADRVLQPSFHGTTAPDWIRRRLAGGLGSVLLFGPNIRDRAQTAALTAALRAENPDVLIAVDEEGGDITRLETVTGSSYPGNLALGTVDDPELTAAVATSIGGELRAVGIGLDYAPDADVNSNPDNPVIGVRSFGADPTLVARHTAAWVRGLHDAGVAACAKHFPGHGDTDTDSHLDLPTVAMDADRIAELALPPFRAALAAGARAVMTAHLLIPAYDADRPATVSPRVITQLLREELGFDGLIVSDAIEMQAVRARYGLVGAAVRALSAGVDLICLGDRSGDTEFAELRAAVADAVVRGELREERLAEAAARTTAFATWQRALAGSVPAPSPDRALGLAAARRALRISADDPAALPLQTPAVLVEFGVPGTVVQGDAPWGLGPALTALMPGTVRTTLPALAPFDPAQADRILAEAADRPLVLAVRDAHRRPAVRDWLRVLLARRPDAITVELGVPHPGPGGAVRIDTHGAARVCGQAAAEALAGRTLPGV, encoded by the coding sequence ATGCCGCCCACCCCCGCCCCCCGTCCCACCCGGGCCGACGGTGAACTCCTCGCCCTCGCCGACCGGGTGCTGCAGCCCAGCTTCCATGGCACCACCGCCCCCGACTGGATCCGCCGCCGACTGGCCGGCGGACTCGGCTCGGTACTCCTCTTCGGCCCCAACATCCGGGACCGCGCGCAGACCGCCGCGCTCACCGCCGCCCTGCGCGCCGAGAACCCCGATGTACTGATCGCCGTCGACGAGGAGGGCGGCGACATCACCCGGCTGGAGACCGTGACGGGGTCCTCCTACCCGGGCAATCTCGCCCTCGGTACGGTCGACGACCCGGAACTCACCGCCGCCGTCGCCACCTCCATCGGCGGCGAACTGCGCGCCGTCGGCATCGGCCTCGACTACGCCCCCGACGCCGACGTCAACTCCAACCCCGACAACCCGGTCATCGGCGTCCGCTCCTTCGGCGCCGACCCCACACTGGTCGCCCGCCACACCGCCGCCTGGGTGCGCGGGCTGCACGACGCGGGGGTCGCCGCCTGCGCCAAGCACTTCCCCGGCCACGGCGACACCGACACGGACTCCCACCTCGACCTGCCCACCGTCGCCATGGACGCCGACCGCATCGCCGAGCTGGCCCTGCCTCCGTTCCGCGCCGCCCTCGCCGCCGGCGCCCGCGCGGTGATGACCGCCCACCTGCTCATCCCCGCCTACGACGCGGACCGCCCCGCCACCGTCAGCCCTCGTGTCATCACCCAACTGCTGCGCGAGGAGCTCGGGTTCGACGGGCTCATTGTCAGCGATGCCATCGAGATGCAGGCGGTCCGCGCGCGCTACGGACTGGTCGGCGCGGCCGTCCGCGCGCTGTCCGCCGGAGTGGATCTGATCTGCCTCGGTGACCGATCCGGCGACACCGAGTTCGCGGAGCTGCGTGCGGCCGTCGCGGACGCGGTGGTCCGCGGCGAACTCCGCGAGGAGCGGCTCGCCGAGGCCGCGGCCCGCACCACCGCGTTCGCCACCTGGCAGCGGGCCCTGGCCGGGTCCGTTCCCGCACCGTCACCCGATCGGGCGCTCGGACTGGCCGCCGCCCGCCGCGCGCTGCGCATCAGCGCCGATGACCCTGCCGCGCTGCCGCTGCAAACCCCTGCCGTTCTGGTCGAGTTCGGCGTCCCCGGCACCGTGGTCCAGGGCGACGCTCCATGGGGTCTGGGTCCCGCCCTCACCGCACTGATGCCCGGGACCGTCCGCACCACCCTGCCCGCCCTCGCCCCCTTCGACCCGGCGCAGGCCGACCGGATCCTCGCCGAGGCCGCCGACCGGCCGCTCGTCCTCGCTGTCCGCGACGCCCACCGTCGGCCCGCCGTGCGGGACTGGCTGCGGGTGCTGCTCGCCCGCCGCCCCGACGCGATCACGGTGGAACTCGGCGTCCCGCACCCCGGCCCGGGCGGCGCCGTCCGTATCGACACCCACGGCGCCGCCCGCGTCTGCGGGCAGGCGGCCGCGGAGGCCCTCGCAGGGCGGACGCTTCCCGGAGTGTGA